In Hymenobacter volaticus, the genomic window ACGATTGAGTTGCTACATGGTCGTTCGGCCAACTACCAGAACAACCCGCTATGTAGCAATTCGACACTTCACCACTCGATATTATGCCTAACGCTGTTCCTATAACCGCTGAAAAACGGCTCTTTCTGAAGGACCGGGAGTTGGGGGCGCTGCTGGAAATCACGCAGGCCATCAACCAGGATCTTGGCGAGCCCGCTCTTTACAAGATATTTCAGTTCACGCTGTTGGGGCAACTCAATATTCGGCGGCTAGTACTCTATGTGAAAGACGAAGGCGTGTGGCACTGCGTGGTGTCTTTTGGGGCGCAACTGCCCGACTACTGCCGGATTCCGTTACCAGAGGTGATAATCCAGAACTGCACCGCTGCGCCCGCACCCGTCAGCAGCCTGTCGCTCGATGCGAATTGGTGGTTACTTGAAACCGTTATTCCGGTGGTGCGCAACGAGGAGGTAGTGGCCTACGTGTTCATTGGCAACATGCACGAGGACTATGCCAGCGGTGAGGCCACCAAGTTCTTGGAAACGCTAAGCAACATTTTGCTCGGGGCCATCGAAAACCGGCGGCTCGGTCGGCAGCGCATAGCAGCTGCGGCCATGCGCAAGGAAATCGAAATTGCGCAGGAAGTGCAAACCATGCTGTTCCCGCGCGTGCTGCCCAACGACGCCCACGTTGCCGTGGCGGCTTCCTACGTGCCGCACACCGCCGTAGGAGGCGACTACTACGATGTCGTTACGCTCGACAATGACCGTTTCTTGTTTTGCATTGCCGACGTATCAGGCAAGGGTGTAGCTGCTTCTTTGCTGATGTCGAACTTCCAGGCGGGCTTGCGCACGCTGCTCCGTCAGCAAGCCGACTTGGCTACGGTTGCCAACGAGCTTAACAACCTAATTTTCCGCAATGCTGGCGGCGACAAGTTCATCACCGTTTTCTTCGGTCTTTACGACCGAACCACGCGCCGCCTGCAATACGTGAACGCCGGTCACAACGACCCGCTGTTGTTGTCCGACCAGGACACTGTGCTTCTGCTCAAAGAAGGGACTATTATGCTCGGCGTAATGGATGAACTGCCCATGCTGAAAGTAGGAGAGGTGGAAGTGCCTCCGCGTACGCTACTGCTTTCTTATACCGATGGATTAACAGAAGTATTCAATGCGGAACACGATGAGTTTGGCGAGGAGGGCGTACTACGCGTGCTGCGACAAAACCGCTTTCTACCGCTGCCTCGTTTGCACGAGGAACTGCTAAAAGAAATCCAGTCGTTCAACGCCAATGACAGTCATTTTGCCGATGACATCACGATTCTGAGCTGCCGGTTCAAGTAAAAAGACAGTCGGCTTAAATAGAAATAGCGCTCCAACATAGAGCGCTATTTCTATTTAAGCCGACTGTCTTTTTACTGGTAAGATGCTAACCGGAGCTAAGCCGATTTAGCTACTGGAGTTGGTGTTTTGCCGACCACGAAGTTGAGCCCGAAAAACAGGTTTTCTTTCAACAGCGAATTGGTGCGCCATATCTTCCCTTCGCGGGCCATCAACTCCTTTGAGTTACCGTTCTTGAACATAAACGGCGGGAAAAGTCGAATGTACTGCACGTCGGCTGGGTAGATGTACAGTCCCTGTTTAGCTAATTCTTTGCGCCACGTGGCCAGATTGCGGATGTTTTCGTTGCCGAGTAGAATGTCTTTTTGGAGCTGCTCATCATAAATGGTGATGATGCGTTTATTGCCGCGGCGTAGGTAGAGCTTAAGATTCTGCACTACGTTGCCGCCGTTTTCTTCCACGATAATCAAGTTGCCAGCAGGGCGCAACGCCTGATGGAAGATGCGAAGCGCGTCTTGCAGCGGCTCGAGGTGGTGCAGCGTATCCTGGATGATAATGTGGTCGTAGGAAGCCGGAGCCGGAGGCGAATCGAATAAGTTCTCGTAGCTGTACGTGAAGCCCGATACATCACCAAACTGCGACCAGTACCGCAGGCGCTCCGGAATGTGTTTGAAGTAAAATTCTAGCGTGGTGCCGTGCACCTTATAACCGTTCAGAGCCAGAAAAATAGCGGTGGTACCATAGCCGCAGCCGCAGTCCAAGATAGCGGCTTCTCGATTGGGTAGATGATCTTGAATGTAATGTAAGCGCTGGATAACGTACGATTTGCGAAATTCAAAGCTCGCCGGGCTTTCTAAAAACTTGTAGTAGCTAGTTAGTTGCTGATTGCTTTTTAACTCTTCTAGCAACAAATCAAAGAATTCATTAACCGTCATGGTAGGCGTAAAAAGGGGTAATGTTGGGGGTAAAAGCCACTCCGTCCGGCGAAGGTACAGTCTAAACCGAAACTCAAGTAAGCTGCGCCCTGAGTTCTGAGCACCTAACCTAGGTTGGACCTGCAGTAGCTGCTACTGCCACGCAGTGGTTTTGGTGACTACTGCTGCTCAGTAGCAGGTAGTTGAACAGCCTCGTCTGCTTCGTCTTCCTGCCAAAACTGTATGCGCATGAGCACGGCCAAAGAAATGTAATAAAGCGAACCAATCTTATCGACCTCCAGCAACTCGTTGAGCAGCAAGTGAAAAACGATAACCACAAAAGAAAGACCCGCCGCCATAACCAGGTTCTGCTGCTGCGCACTACGGGCGCGGTGGTAAATCCGCTCGATTAGCACAAGGGTAGCAAAGACCAACACTGTGAACAAGACAAACCCAGGTATGCCTTGCTCAGCTAGTTGCAGCAGAAAATAATTGTGCGTAGTCGATTTCTCGGGGTTGTCGCTCACATAGGTTTGAAAGCTCCTAACCGTGTAGCGTTTGTATTCGGGATAAAAGGTAGACGGGCCGCTGCCTATGATCGGTTTCTCAATGATCATGTGAGCTGCCGCCACCCAACGGTACACCCGCTCCATGCCAGAAACGTCTTCTAGATTATAGGTAGCTTCGAGGTGCTTCTGGAAGTTGTTGCCGTAGAAGATCGTCTTCTCATAGTCGGGGGCGTACTCCATGTAGTTGTTGCCGCTAATGAAGTAGTTAACGCCGAGTATAGTGGCCAATGTAGCGCCTACCAAGGTTATTTTGGTGAGACGCAGGCGGATAACCCAATAGTACAGTACCGCCACAATGAGCGCCAATACCGAAGCACGGGTATAGGAAAGTGATACTCCCGCCACCGCTAAAAAGAAGGCGATATACCATAGCCGCCGGCTTTTTTTTGAAACGGCGTCGCGAGCAGCAAAGAAGGCGTATGGGGCGAGTAGTGCCGCGGCTGCCGCGTAAATCACGTGGTTGCGGTAGAAAGGCTGAATAGCTACGTTGATAGTATCAAAGCCGAAACCCATTCCCGCGTGCCGCACCATAGTATAAACAACAGTGATGCTTACTCCTACGCCATAAAAGGCTACAAAGCGCCATACATCGCGTGGGGTACGTACTAAAGCCATCGTTACAAACACAAAGGGTACGATATACCACGTTTTGGCTAGTAAGTATTTGATAGACTTCAGCGTGTCCACGGAAGAAATTGTTGAAGCTACGGACCACAGCAACGCAGCTCCAATGAGCAGCACGAGGGGATGTCGCCAAAGCCGACCTGGTACTTGGCTGCGCCCTAGCAACACATTAACGGTAAAACAACCCAGCAGGACAAGCATTAGTGGCTCTGAAGGCACATCCATGCTTAGGCC contains:
- a CDS encoding PP2C family protein-serine/threonine phosphatase codes for the protein MPNAVPITAEKRLFLKDRELGALLEITQAINQDLGEPALYKIFQFTLLGQLNIRRLVLYVKDEGVWHCVVSFGAQLPDYCRIPLPEVIIQNCTAAPAPVSSLSLDANWWLLETVIPVVRNEEVVAYVFIGNMHEDYASGEATKFLETLSNILLGAIENRRLGRQRIAAAAMRKEIEIAQEVQTMLFPRVLPNDAHVAVAASYVPHTAVGGDYYDVVTLDNDRFLFCIADVSGKGVAASLLMSNFQAGLRTLLRQQADLATVANELNNLIFRNAGGDKFITVFFGLYDRTTRRLQYVNAGHNDPLLLSDQDTVLLLKEGTIMLGVMDELPMLKVGEVEVPPRTLLLSYTDGLTEVFNAEHDEFGEEGVLRVLRQNRFLPLPRLHEELLKEIQSFNANDSHFADDITILSCRFK
- a CDS encoding class I SAM-dependent methyltransferase; the encoded protein is MTVNEFFDLLLEELKSNQQLTSYYKFLESPASFEFRKSYVIQRLHYIQDHLPNREAAILDCGCGYGTTAIFLALNGYKVHGTTLEFYFKHIPERLRYWSQFGDVSGFTYSYENLFDSPPAPASYDHIIIQDTLHHLEPLQDALRIFHQALRPAGNLIIVEENGGNVVQNLKLYLRRGNKRIITIYDEQLQKDILLGNENIRNLATWRKELAKQGLYIYPADVQYIRLFPPFMFKNGNSKELMAREGKIWRTNSLLKENLFFGLNFVVGKTPTPVAKSA
- a CDS encoding O-antigen ligase family protein, which translates into the protein MNFLASLRPQNSDQRLFMAFVVVVLVAGVGTIASDSIGWLALPAAVLGAAVLLIDWRWVYYLLLGTLAFSREVQLPAGLSMDVPSEPLMLVLLGCFTVNVLLGRSQVPGRLWRHPLVLLIGAALLWSVASTISSVDTLKSIKYLLAKTWYIVPFVFVTMALVRTPRDVWRFVAFYGVGVSITVVYTMVRHAGMGFGFDTINVAIQPFYRNHVIYAAAAALLAPYAFFAARDAVSKKSRRLWYIAFFLAVAGVSLSYTRASVLALIVAVLYYWVIRLRLTKITLVGATLATILGVNYFISGNNYMEYAPDYEKTIFYGNNFQKHLEATYNLEDVSGMERVYRWVAAAHMIIEKPIIGSGPSTFYPEYKRYTVRSFQTYVSDNPEKSTTHNYFLLQLAEQGIPGFVLFTVLVFATLVLIERIYHRARSAQQQNLVMAAGLSFVVIVFHLLLNELLEVDKIGSLYYISLAVLMRIQFWQEDEADEAVQLPATEQQ